The proteins below come from a single Sorghum bicolor cultivar BTx623 chromosome 4, Sorghum_bicolor_NCBIv3, whole genome shotgun sequence genomic window:
- the LOC8072453 gene encoding uncharacterized protein LOC8072453 isoform X1 → MAALLRTAAALAPPPSSPLPAREPRGRCLRLACSRRAPARPLRAWLLPTPHVFCRDGARFRRLAATEADEAAQTATQVREDSETEVTGDSAADDGAGSTDETPSIIVTTLQSYREALINDDEAKAAEIESFLLSIEDEKNSLLNKITALNAELATQRERILRISADFDNFRKRTENEKLNMMENVQGELIESFLPVLDNFERAKMQIKVETEGEEKINNSYQSIYKQFIEILNSLGVEDVETVGKPFDPMLHEAIMREDSSEYEEGIILQEFRKGFKLGERLLRPAMVKVSAGPGPEVSAGPGPEVSRDDDPTVVEDSVAPQKIEDVEDDGVDGDAE, encoded by the exons ATGGCTGCCTTACTCCGCACGGCCGCGGCCCTCGCGCCCCCGCCCTCGTCGCCGCTGCCCGCACGGGAGCCGCGTGGGCGGTGCCTGCGGCTCGCCTGCTCCCGGCGCGCGCCCGCCCGACCGCTCCGGGCGTGGCTGCTGCCGACTCCGCACGTCTTCTGTCGCGACGGGGCCCGGTTCCGGCGCCTGGCCGCCACCGAGGCCGACGAGGCTGCGCAGACGGCGACGCAGGTGAGG GAGGATTCAGAAACCGAAGTTACTGGAGATAGTGCTGCAGATGATGGTGCTGGAAGCACAGATGAAACTCCATCTATTATTGTGACAACACTGCAGTCATACAGAGAAGCTCTGATTAATGATGATGAAGCAAAAGCTGCTGAGATAGAGTCCTTTTTACTTTCTATCGAGGATGAGAAGAACTCTCTTCTGAACAAAATCACTGCTCTAAATGCCGAACTAGCAACTCAACGAGAGCGTATCTTGAGGATCAGTGCTGATTTTGACAATTTCAGGAAAAGGACAGAAAATGAGAAGCTTAACATGATGGAAAATGTGCAAGGGGAACTTATAGAGAGCTTTTTGCCTGTTCTCGACAACTTTGAAAGAGCAAAAATGCAAATAAAGGTGGAAACAGAGGGAGAGGAGAAAATAAATAATAGCTACCAGAGCATTTATAAGCAATTTATTGAGATTCTGAATTCACTGGGCGTTGAAGATGTCGAAACTGTTGGCAAACCATTTGATCCTATG CTTCATGAGGCTATTATGAGAGAAGATTCATCGGAGTACGAAGAGGGGATCATTCTCCAGGAATTTcgaaaaggtttcaaactcggGGAAAGATTACTCCGCCCAGCAATGGTTAAGGTATCTGCAGGACCAGGCCCTGAAGTGTCTGCAGGACCAGGCCCTGAAGTGTCTAGAGATGATGACCCTACAGTTGTGGAAGACAGTGTGGCACCTCAAAAAATTGAAGATGTTGAAGACGACGGTGTTGATGGCGATGCAGAATAG
- the LOC8072453 gene encoding uncharacterized protein LOC8072453 isoform X2: MAALLRTAAALAPPPSSPLPAREPRGRCLRLACSRRAPARPLRAWLLPTPHVFCRDGARFRRLAATEADEAAQTATQEDSETEVTGDSAADDGAGSTDETPSIIVTTLQSYREALINDDEAKAAEIESFLLSIEDEKNSLLNKITALNAELATQRERILRISADFDNFRKRTENEKLNMMENVQGELIESFLPVLDNFERAKMQIKVETEGEEKINNSYQSIYKQFIEILNSLGVEDVETVGKPFDPMLHEAIMREDSSEYEEGIILQEFRKGFKLGERLLRPAMVKVSAGPGPEVSAGPGPEVSRDDDPTVVEDSVAPQKIEDVEDDGVDGDAE, from the exons ATGGCTGCCTTACTCCGCACGGCCGCGGCCCTCGCGCCCCCGCCCTCGTCGCCGCTGCCCGCACGGGAGCCGCGTGGGCGGTGCCTGCGGCTCGCCTGCTCCCGGCGCGCGCCCGCCCGACCGCTCCGGGCGTGGCTGCTGCCGACTCCGCACGTCTTCTGTCGCGACGGGGCCCGGTTCCGGCGCCTGGCCGCCACCGAGGCCGACGAGGCTGCGCAGACGGCGACGCAG GAGGATTCAGAAACCGAAGTTACTGGAGATAGTGCTGCAGATGATGGTGCTGGAAGCACAGATGAAACTCCATCTATTATTGTGACAACACTGCAGTCATACAGAGAAGCTCTGATTAATGATGATGAAGCAAAAGCTGCTGAGATAGAGTCCTTTTTACTTTCTATCGAGGATGAGAAGAACTCTCTTCTGAACAAAATCACTGCTCTAAATGCCGAACTAGCAACTCAACGAGAGCGTATCTTGAGGATCAGTGCTGATTTTGACAATTTCAGGAAAAGGACAGAAAATGAGAAGCTTAACATGATGGAAAATGTGCAAGGGGAACTTATAGAGAGCTTTTTGCCTGTTCTCGACAACTTTGAAAGAGCAAAAATGCAAATAAAGGTGGAAACAGAGGGAGAGGAGAAAATAAATAATAGCTACCAGAGCATTTATAAGCAATTTATTGAGATTCTGAATTCACTGGGCGTTGAAGATGTCGAAACTGTTGGCAAACCATTTGATCCTATG CTTCATGAGGCTATTATGAGAGAAGATTCATCGGAGTACGAAGAGGGGATCATTCTCCAGGAATTTcgaaaaggtttcaaactcggGGAAAGATTACTCCGCCCAGCAATGGTTAAGGTATCTGCAGGACCAGGCCCTGAAGTGTCTGCAGGACCAGGCCCTGAAGTGTCTAGAGATGATGACCCTACAGTTGTGGAAGACAGTGTGGCACCTCAAAAAATTGAAGATGTTGAAGACGACGGTGTTGATGGCGATGCAGAATAG